One window from the genome of Acinetobacter lanii encodes:
- the hemP gene encoding hemin uptake protein HemP, with product MNAPFSLFTRNTDAHQALPMLHSNNLFSLGREIRIMHAGEEYRLRLTRNNRLILTK from the coding sequence ATGAACGCACCATTTAGCTTATTTACCCGCAATACCGATGCTCACCAAGCATTACCGATGCTACATTCAAACAACTTATTTTCACTCGGCCGTGAAATTCGTATCATGCACGCAGGCGAAGAATACCGTTTACGTTTAACCCGCAACAATCGACTCATTCTGACCAAATAA